Proteins encoded by one window of Fusobacterium mortiferum ATCC 9817:
- a CDS encoding ABC transporter permease, whose protein sequence is MKKKLGRFLVNFLYGVLWLAPIYYFARDFFELSSFEILKESYIQEIISFSIKQGFYSTIMALIVGIVPAYYSAYNKDTLSKFIQGLVFIPFFFPVISIVTIFSVIFNLPIIKELNILYTLKGIIIANVFYNSPIFVKYISEGLRKIPKELGEAMRIDGASALTIFLRGQLPLILPQIFRAFILVFTYCFLGLGIILSLGGIRYSNIEVEIANTLMGGADFSKAMLLGGLQFIILLVLNSLGVFVKEYEISGEQEKKKLNPIFKIYSLVYMVFQYGVVGLSFIFSFINQLTGKFSIQSYLNLFSPEFNEEFGVIKGVVNSFGISVVVSGITVFTIYLIIKNYSRLTDIIIFSNMGVSGAFLAITLYYMNILFDIPLIILLGIGYLIGAIPIGYSFMYQYVKKFPVDILEASELDCKNFYQRFRYVEFPILKNIFISSFLQVFAVIFGEFTVVYTMQLGDIIPIASLVNYSLVSSKKYMESSAFSSIVLFIVLSAFLLGEYFKEKE, encoded by the coding sequence TCAAGTTTTGAAATTTTAAAGGAAAGTTATATTCAAGAGATAATATCTTTTTCTATAAAGCAGGGATTTTACTCTACAATTATGGCTTTAATAGTTGGAATAGTTCCAGCTTATTATTCTGCTTATAATAAAGATACTCTATCAAAATTTATACAGGGATTAGTCTTTATTCCATTTTTCTTTCCTGTAATATCGATAGTTACAATTTTTTCAGTTATATTTAACCTTCCAATAATTAAAGAATTAAATATACTATACACACTGAAGGGGATAATAATAGCTAATGTTTTCTATAACTCTCCTATATTTGTAAAATATATAAGTGAAGGTTTAAGAAAAATTCCAAAAGAGCTAGGAGAAGCTATGAGAATAGATGGAGCTAGTGCCTTGACAATTTTTCTTAGAGGGCAACTTCCTCTTATACTTCCACAGATATTTAGAGCTTTTATATTAGTATTTACCTATTGTTTTTTAGGGTTAGGAATAATTCTTTCACTGGGAGGAATAAGATATTCTAATATAGAGGTAGAGATAGCTAATACATTGATGGGGGGAGCGGATTTTTCTAAGGCTATGCTTTTAGGAGGATTACAATTTATAATACTGTTAGTTTTAAATTCTTTAGGAGTATTTGTAAAGGAGTATGAGATATCAGGAGAACAAGAAAAGAAAAAACTCAATCCTATATTTAAAATATACTCTCTAGTATATATGGTATTTCAATATGGAGTTGTAGGATTATCTTTTATATTTTCATTTATTAATCAGTTGACAGGAAAATTTTCTATACAATCCTATTTAAATCTCTTTTCTCCTGAATTTAATGAGGAGTTTGGAGTAATAAAAGGGGTAGTAAATTCTTTTGGAATATCTGTAGTTGTAAGTGGAATAACTGTATTTACTATCTATCTGATTATAAAAAATTATAGTAGGTTAACAGACATAATCATATTTTCTAATATGGGAGTGTCGGGAGCATTTCTAGCTATAACCTTATATTATATGAATATCCTATTTGATATTCCTCTTATTATACTTTTAGGGATAGGATATCTCATAGGAGCTATACCAATTGGTTACTCTTTTATGTATCAGTATGTAAAAAAATTTCCTGTTGATATATTGGAAGCTTCTGAGTTAGATTGTAAAAATTTTTATCAAAGATTTAGATATGTGGAGTTTCCAATTTTAAAAAATATTTTTATCTCCTCTTTTCTCCAAGTTTTTGCTGTGATATTTGGAGAGTTTACTGTGGTATATACTATGCAGTTAGGAGATATAATACCTATTGCTTCCCTTGTAAATTATTCATTGGTAAGTAGTAAAAAATATATGGAGAGTTCTGCTTTTTCATCTATTGTTTTGTTTATAGTTTTAAGTGCTTTTTTATTAGGGGAGTATTTTAAAGAAAAAGAGTAA
- a CDS encoding Gfo/Idh/MocA family protein, with protein MIKFAIIGTSSISEKFIDALKSTEGCEAYALLSRDENKGKRFAEKFGIEKIYTNIEEMLKDKDIQAVYIASPNGKHFEQAKLSLEAGKNVICEKPIVPTVKEFDILKEIAIKNRVVLMEAMRPTTNPNFKLIKENLYKIGAIRQVMLKYCQYSSRYDLLKAGEVTNIFDKNMSGGALYDIGVYPLYFTLAMFGEPKEYMGSNYLLSSGVDGCGTIILKYPDKIGVISYSKITDEKTPSEIIGEDGSIVIDKVSTVKGITIKYRDGREEKIEVDTYTNDMRYEIEEFAKLIEEGRVESTLNSFATSRKCVEIMEALANR; from the coding sequence ATGATAAAATTTGCAATAATAGGGACAAGTAGTATAAGTGAAAAATTTATAGATGCATTAAAGAGTACAGAGGGGTGTGAAGCTTATGCTCTTCTTTCGAGAGATGAAAATAAAGGAAAGAGATTTGCTGAAAAGTTTGGAATAGAAAAAATATATACTAATATAGAGGAGATGCTAAAAGATAAGGATATACAAGCTGTATATATAGCTTCTCCTAATGGAAAACATTTTGAGCAAGCAAAACTTTCATTGGAAGCAGGGAAAAATGTAATTTGTGAAAAACCAATAGTTCCAACTGTAAAAGAGTTTGATATATTAAAAGAGATAGCTATAAAAAATAGAGTGGTACTTATGGAAGCAATGCGTCCTACTACTAATCCAAATTTTAAGTTAATAAAAGAAAACTTATATAAGATAGGGGCAATAAGACAAGTGATGTTAAAATATTGTCAATACTCATCAAGATATGATTTATTAAAAGCTGGAGAAGTTACAAATATCTTTGATAAAAATATGTCTGGAGGAGCGCTATATGATATAGGAGTCTATCCATTATATTTTACTTTAGCTATGTTTGGAGAACCAAAAGAGTATATGGGAAGTAACTATCTATTAAGTAGTGGTGTAGATGGTTGTGGAACAATTATTTTAAAATATCCAGATAAGATAGGAGTAATATCTTATTCAAAAATAACAGATGAAAAAACTCCATCAGAGATAATAGGAGAAGATGGTTCTATTGTTATAGATAAGGTTTCTACTGTAAAAGGAATAACAATTAAATATAGAGATGGTAGAGAGGAAAAGATAGAAGTAGATACCTATACAAATGATATGAGATATGAGATAGAGGAGTTCGCAAAACTTATAGAAGAGGGAAGAGTAGAATCAACTTTAAATAGTTTTGCTACTTCAAGAAAATGTGTGGAGATAATGGAAGCTCTTGCTAATAGATAA